One stretch of Melospiza georgiana isolate bMelGeo1 chromosome 28, bMelGeo1.pri, whole genome shotgun sequence DNA includes these proteins:
- the LOC131094118 gene encoding keratin, type I cytoskeletal 15-like yields MSCSIKRTSSTSYRSGGGGGGACGGSGGRSSSVSCRRYASSVIGGGSYGGGLSMGSMGGMGSMGSMGSMGSMAGGFGGGFAGSCGPGGDMLLSGNEKVTMQNLNDRLASYLDKVRMLEEENAQLEHHIREWYRKQAPSVSKDYSSYYQTIEQLQNQIISATVDNNRMILDIDNSKMTADDFRMKYENELVIRQTVEADINGLRNILDGLTSTRSSLESELESLRDELTALKRNHEEEMRQLQSQTGGDVSVEVNAAPGQDLTKILNDLRDEYEQIIARNRKEVEQWYEVKIQEVNQQVTSSSQDIQTSSHQLSELRREMQNLEIELQAQLSTKSSLENSLAETESRYGRMLQQIQAQVCSVEEELGSIRCEMEGQSQEYKMLLGIKMRLEQEIQQYRSLLQEGQQDLVSCQGALQGGGSSHSYSSSSHCHGQSSDKAGQSRVC; encoded by the exons ATGAGCTGCAGCATCAAGAGAACGTCCAGCACCTCGTACCGGAgcggaggaggaggcggcggtGCCTGCgggggcagcggcggccgcAGCTCCTCCGTGTCCTGCCGGCGCTACGCCTCCTCCGTCATCGGCGGGGGCAGCTACGGCGGCGGCCTCAGCATGGGCAGCATGGGCGGCATGGGCAGCATGGGCAGCATGGGCAGCATGGGCAGCATGGCCGGGGGCTTTGGCGGGGGCTTTGCGGGCAGCTGCGGCCCCGGCGGGGACATGCTGCTCAGCGGCAATGAGAAGGTCACCATGCAGAACCTCAACGACCGCCTGGCCTCTTACCTGGACAAGGTGCGGATGCTGGAGGAAGAGAACGCTCAGCTTGAGCACCACATCCGGGAGTGGTACAGGAAACAAGCGCCCAGCGTTTCCAAGGACTACAGCTCCTACTACCAGACCATCGAACAACTCCAGAATCAG ATTATTTCGGCCACTGTGGACAACAACAGGATGATTCTGGACATTGATAACAGCAAGATGACTGCTGATGACTTCAGAATGAA GTATGAGAATGAGCTGGTCATCCGTCAGACCGTGGAGGCTGACATCAATGGCCTGAGGAACATCCTGGATGGTCTCACCAGCACTCGGTCCTCACTGGAATCTGAGCTGGAGTCCCTGAGGGATGAGCTGACTGCTCTCAAGAGAAACCATGAGGAG GAAATGAGGCAGCTCCAGTCCCAAACTGGTGGCGATGTCAGCGTGGAGGTCAATGCTGCCCCTGGACAAGACTTGACAAAGATCCTGAATGACCTGAGAGATGAATATGAGCAGATCATTGCAAGGAACCGCAAGGAAGTGGAGCAGTGGTATGAGGTCAAG ATCCAAGAAGTCAACCAGCAGGTCACTTCCAGCAGCCAGGACATCCAGACCAGCAGCCACCAGCTGAGCGAGCTGAGGCGCGAGATGCAGAACCTGGAGATCgaactgcaggcacagctcagcacg AAAAGCTCTCTGGAAAACTCCCTGGCAGAAACCGAGTCTCGCTACGGCCGCATGCTCCAACAAATCCAGGCGCAGGTCTGCTCCgtggaggaggagctgggcagcatCCGCTGTGAGATGgaggggcagagccaggagtACAAGATGCTGCTGGGCATCAAGATGCGCCTGGAGCAGGAGATCCAGCAGTACCGGtcgctgctgcaggaggggcagcaggatCTTGT ATCATGTCAAGGAGCTCTCCAAGGAGGAGGATCCTCTCACTCTTACTCTTCTAGTTCTCACTGTCATGGTCAATCTAGTGATAAGGCAG GTCAGTCAAGAGTGTGTTAA
- the LOC131094122 gene encoding keratin, type I cytoskeletal 19, giving the protein MASYSFRQTSSSVVGGPGASSLRFGGSFRAPSIHGGSGGRGVSVSSARFVSSGLGSGLGGGYGGGSFSSSFSYGGDGLLSGNEKATMQSLNDRLASYLEKVRALEEANSDLETKIRNWYQKQGPSPARDYSPYFKTIEDLRDKILDATIDNARIVLQIDNARLAADDFKTKFETEQGLRMGVEADINGLRRVLDELTLSRADLELQIEGLKEELAYLKKNHEEELSALRGQVAGQVSVELDSAPGIDLSKILADMRDQYEQMAEKNRKDAEAWFHSKTEELNREVAINTEQLQSSKSEVTDLRRTLQGLEIELQSQLSMKAALEGTLADTEARYGAQLAQIQGLVGSIEAQLAELRADMERQNTEYKILMDIKTRLEQEISTYRQLLEGQESQMFGSLSGTADKRDKH; this is encoded by the exons ATGGCTAGTTACAGCTTCAGGCAAACCAGCTCCTCCGTGGTGGGGGGACCCGGAGCCTCCTCCCTCCGCTTcgggggcagcttcagggcccCCAGCATCCACGGGGGCTCGGGTGGCAGAGGTGTGTCCGTGTCCTCTGCCAGGTTTGTCTCCTCTGGCCTGGGAAGCGGCCTGGGGGGAGGCTATGGTGGAGgcagcttcagcagcagctttagCTATGGGGGTGATGGGCTCCTGTCGGGAAATGAAAAGGCCACCATGCAGAGCCTGAACGATCGCCTGGCCTCCTACCTGGAGAAAGTGCGAGCGCTTGAGGAGGCAAACTCTGACCTGGAAACCAAAATCCGGAACTGGTACCAGAAACAAGGACCAAGCCCAGCTCGGGACTACAGTCCTTATTTCAAGACTATTGAGGACCTTCGAGACAAG ATCCTTGATGCCACCATTGATAACGCCAGGATTGTGCTGCAGATTGACAatgccaggctggctgctgaCGACTTCAAAACCAA gTTTGAGACTGAGCAAGGCCTGCGCATGGGCGTGGAGGCCGACATCAACGGCCTGCGCCGGGTCCTGGATGAGCTCACCCTGTCCAGAGCTGATCTGGAGCTGCAGATTGAGGGATTAAAGGAGGAACTGGCCTATCTAAAGAAAAACCATGAGGAG GAGCTGAGTGCCCTGAGAGGACAAGTAGCTGGTCAAGTCAGCGTTGAGCTGGACTCTGCTCCAGGCATTGACCTGTCCAAGATCCTGGCAGATATGAGGGACCAGTATGAACAGATGGCTGAGAAGAACAGGAAGGATGCTGAGGCCTGGTTCCACAGCAAG ACTGAAGAGCTGAACCGTGAGGTCGCCATTAACACCGAACAACTGCAGAGCAGCAAGTCCGAGGTCACTGACCTGAGACGCACCCTGCAAGGGCTGGAGATCGAGCTGCAGTCCCAGCTCAGCATG AAAGCGGCGCTGGAGGGCACCTTGGCAGACACAGAAGCACGTTacggggcacagctggcacagatCCAGGGGCTGGTTGGCAGCATCGAGGCACAGCTggctgagctcagagctgaCATGGAGCGCCAGAACACCGAGTACAAGATCCTCATGGATATCAAGACTCGGCTGGAGCAAGAGATCTCTACATACCGACAGCTGCTGGAAGGCCAGGAGTCCCA GATGTTTGGCTCCCTTTCGGGAACTGCCG ACAAAAGAGACAAGCACTGA